A portion of the Treponema rectale genome contains these proteins:
- a CDS encoding S1C family serine protease → MMNNMSRKFLFIFLLVFLFSACITSNHENEVFVPVDYTEEDAVNDEIESVRALISDYPVKALWRSLLVRNNVPLNEKAVSLFNEAQAAVIEKFDAAVKDSDYMTALRLYKSLSAAECREKIVSNHTEASLETLAYKNVPGLSSSWKKQSVQNLINGTVTVFVDKGLKIERGMGYADGVLGSGFFISEDGYIITNHHVINDLVDKKYEGFSRLYIKLAEDPDTKIPAKVVGYDSALDLALLKCEIKAPSVFTLGSSADLNAGDRVYAIGSPLGLEKTLTSGIISSTDRQLFMAGPVFQIDAAVNSGNSGGPLIDENGKVQAVVFAGVQNYQGLNFAIPVEYLRYELPFLYAGGEREHPWIGAYGKTKRLAGSGKTNEGLEVFYVLPGGSASRSGIEAGDLITGFDGKTVSSVYDFHRYLMMCQSGTVVSCNVKKADGTEKNVAVYLERRPDSPGYEFYIHDRIADSMLPLAGMKLTQVSAAKKEYIIESVVKGSAADDAGFSENDTLKLIDVQIAEDKSAAGIAVYAKLRKKGYLDVSIGFTTSLDSTYYF, encoded by the coding sequence ATGATGAATAATATGAGCAGAAAGTTTTTGTTTATATTTTTACTTGTTTTTTTATTTTCGGCATGCATTACTTCGAATCATGAAAATGAAGTTTTTGTTCCGGTTGATTATACAGAAGAAGATGCTGTTAATGATGAAATAGAATCCGTCAGGGCTTTGATTTCTGATTATCCTGTCAAGGCTTTATGGAGGAGTCTTCTTGTCCGTAATAATGTGCCTCTGAATGAAAAAGCAGTTTCTCTTTTTAATGAAGCCCAGGCTGCCGTCATTGAGAAATTTGATGCTGCCGTAAAAGATTCTGATTATATGACTGCCCTGAGGCTGTATAAATCTCTTTCTGCAGCAGAATGCAGGGAAAAGATTGTTTCGAATCATACAGAGGCTTCTTTAGAGACTCTTGCCTATAAAAATGTTCCGGGGCTTTCTTCATCATGGAAAAAGCAGAGTGTGCAGAATCTTATTAACGGAACTGTAACGGTTTTTGTTGACAAGGGGCTTAAAATCGAACGGGGAATGGGATATGCTGACGGTGTATTGGGAAGCGGTTTCTTTATATCGGAAGACGGATACATCATTACAAATCATCATGTCATAAACGATCTGGTTGATAAAAAATATGAGGGATTTTCCCGTCTTTATATAAAACTTGCGGAAGATCCTGATACAAAGATTCCTGCGAAAGTAGTCGGCTATGATTCTGCACTGGATCTTGCTCTCCTTAAGTGTGAGATAAAGGCTCCCTCAGTGTTTACGCTGGGGTCATCAGCTGATTTGAATGCAGGGGACAGGGTGTATGCCATCGGTTCTCCGCTGGGACTTGAAAAGACACTGACAAGCGGAATTATTTCTTCAACGGACAGACAGCTTTTTATGGCAGGACCTGTGTTTCAGATTGACGCAGCCGTTAATTCCGGAAATTCAGGCGGACCGCTTATTGATGAAAACGGAAAGGTTCAGGCTGTAGTTTTTGCCGGCGTGCAGAATTATCAGGGATTGAATTTTGCGATTCCTGTTGAATATCTCAGGTACGAGCTTCCTTTTTTGTATGCAGGAGGCGAGAGGGAACATCCGTGGATCGGTGCTTATGGTAAAACAAAGAGACTTGCCGGAAGCGGTAAGACTAATGAAGGTCTTGAGGTTTTTTATGTTCTTCCAGGTGGAAGTGCATCCAGAAGCGGTATTGAAGCAGGGGACCTGATAACCGGTTTTGACGGTAAGACGGTTTCTTCCGTATATGATTTTCACAGATATCTGATGATGTGTCAGAGTGGAACTGTTGTAAGCTGTAACGTAAAAAAAGCTGACGGTACAGAAAAGAATGTAGCCGTTTATCTTGAACGGAGGCCTGACAGTCCGGGATATGAATTTTACATTCATGACCGCATAGCTGATTCAATGCTTCCTCTGGCGGGAATGAAGCTTACTCAGGTTTCTGCTGCAAAGAAAGAATACATCATTGAAAGTGTTGTAAAGGGAAGTGCGGCAGATGATGCCGGCTTTAGCGAGAATGATACGCTTAAGCTGATTGACGTGCAGATTGCGGAAGATAAGTCTGCAGCCGGAATTGCGGTATATGCAAAACTAAGAAAAAAAGGTTATCTTGATGTAAGTATAGGTTTTACGACATCATTGGACAGCACCTATTATTTTTAA
- the lepA gene encoding translation elongation factor 4: MTELKYKRNFCITAHIDHGKSTLADRLIQKAKIIEDRQMMNQILDNMDIERERGITIKSQAVTIPYHAKDGHDYELNFVDTPGHVDFSYEVSRAIASCEGALLLIDATQGVESQTVSNMYLALEQDLTIVPVINKIDLASADIESCKKQIDHDLGLDSSDAQLVSAKTGAGIDDLMEAIVTKFPPPQGDVNAPLQALIFDCHYDEYRGVVVHIRVKEGRIKEGDQIRLMSNGAEYKVEQAGVFKINYERTGVLEAGDVGYLITGIKTVSDVRVGDTITTVADPASEPLAGFKDVKPVVFSSIYPIDSNDYEELKEAMEKLKLNDASLVYEKDNSLALGNGFRCGFLGLLHLEIIQERLERDFDQVVIFTAPSVRYKVKTPGHEEIFVDNPADFPAGKIDSSQEPYIKANIITPSEYLGSIMELCRMKRGLQVNMQYLDEKRVELIYEMPLSEVLFDFYDKLKSYSRGYASFDYEVIDYRPTDLIKIDILINSKPVDALAQLCYRPSAVERAKVVCERLKGEIARQQFKIAIQGAIGAQIIARETVNPVRKDVLAKCYGGDVTRKRKLLEKQKAGKKRMLMAGNVELPQSAFLAVLKEKEDN; encoded by the coding sequence ATGACAGAATTAAAGTACAAGCGTAATTTTTGTATTACCGCACATATTGATCACGGTAAGAGTACACTTGCAGACCGTCTTATTCAGAAGGCAAAAATTATCGAAGACCGTCAGATGATGAATCAGATTCTTGATAACATGGATATTGAGCGTGAGCGCGGTATAACGATAAAAAGTCAGGCGGTTACCATTCCTTATCATGCAAAAGACGGACATGATTATGAACTTAACTTCGTAGATACTCCGGGGCACGTAGATTTTTCATATGAGGTATCAAGAGCCATTGCCAGCTGTGAGGGTGCCCTTCTTCTTATTGATGCTACGCAGGGGGTAGAAAGTCAGACTGTAAGCAATATGTATCTTGCCCTTGAGCAGGACCTTACAATCGTTCCTGTAATAAACAAGATAGATCTTGCCAGTGCAGATATTGAAAGCTGTAAAAAACAGATTGATCATGATCTTGGCCTGGACAGCAGTGATGCTCAGCTTGTAAGCGCAAAGACCGGAGCCGGTATCGATGATCTTATGGAGGCAATTGTAACAAAGTTTCCGCCTCCGCAGGGAGATGTAAATGCCCCGCTTCAGGCCCTTATTTTTGACTGTCACTATGATGAATACAGGGGTGTCGTTGTTCATATACGCGTAAAGGAAGGACGCATTAAGGAAGGTGATCAGATCCGCCTTATGAGTAACGGTGCTGAGTATAAAGTAGAGCAGGCAGGTGTATTCAAGATAAATTACGAGCGTACCGGAGTGCTTGAAGCTGGTGATGTAGGATATCTCATTACTGGAATCAAGACCGTCAGTGACGTGCGTGTAGGTGATACTATAACTACAGTGGCTGATCCTGCTTCAGAACCTCTTGCAGGTTTTAAGGATGTAAAGCCTGTAGTATTCAGTTCCATTTATCCTATTGATTCCAATGATTATGAGGAATTAAAGGAAGCAATGGAAAAATTGAAGCTTAATGATGCTTCTCTTGTTTATGAAAAGGATAATTCCCTGGCACTTGGAAACGGTTTCAGATGCGGATTTTTAGGTCTTCTTCATCTTGAAATAATTCAGGAGCGTCTTGAAAGGGATTTTGATCAGGTAGTAATTTTTACAGCTCCAAGTGTCCGTTATAAGGTAAAGACTCCGGGGCATGAAGAAATTTTTGTAGATAATCCGGCGGATTTTCCGGCAGGAAAGATTGATTCATCTCAGGAACCTTACATTAAGGCAAATATCATAACTCCAAGTGAATATCTTGGTTCCATTATGGAACTGTGCAGAATGAAACGCGGACTTCAGGTAAACATGCAGTATCTTGATGAAAAAAGGGTAGAGCTTATTTATGAAATGCCTTTAAGTGAAGTTCTGTTTGATTTTTACGATAAGCTTAAGTCTTACAGCCGCGGTTATGCAAGTTTTGATTATGAGGTTATTGATTACCGGCCTACGGATCTTATTAAGATAGATATCCTTATAAATTCAAAGCCGGTAGATGCTCTTGCCCAGCTCTGTTACAGACCTAGTGCCGTAGAAAGGGCTAAGGTTGTCTGTGAAAGGCTTAAGGGAGAAATTGCCCGCCAGCAGTTTAAAATTGCAATTCAGGGAGCCATCGGAGCTCAGATTATTGCCAGGGAGACTGTAAATCCGGTAAGAAAGGACGTACTTGCCAAGTGTTATGGTGGTGATGTTACCCGTAAGAGAAAACTTCTTGAAAAGCAGAAAGCCGGTAAGAAGCGCATGCTTATGGCAGGAAATGTCGAGCTGCCGCAGAGTGCATTCCTTGCTGTCCTTAAAGAAAAGGAAGATAATTAA